One segment of Polyangiaceae bacterium DNA contains the following:
- a CDS encoding four helix bundle protein, with protein MRSHQETVPRVFSIAAGSASELEYQMLLAHDLEYLPRDAYAMLAEQVAEVKRMLYRFMQSLSSDG; from the coding sequence ATGCGATCCCACCAAGAGACAGTTCCCAGGGTTTTCAGCATCGCCGCCGGCTCCGCCAGCGAACTCGAGTATCAGATGCTCCTGGCGCACGACCTCGAGTACTTGCCACGCGATGCGTACGCCATGCTCGCCGAACAAGTTGCCGAGGTGAAACGAATGCTTTACCGATTCATGCAGTCGCTCAGTTCTGATGGCTGA
- a CDS encoding endo alpha-1,4 polygalactosaminidase, with amino-acid sequence MFRRALICVAMVGVVAACGSEDDSGTKAGSGGAAGSSGSASGGASGSGGVSSGGASGSGGASSGGSSGANTGGSSGSGTGGSAGSGGSAGVWSPKPGTSWQWQLTGTIDESVDAAMYDIDLFDNPAATIQSLHGKNRVVVCYFSAGSREDWRPDASQFTAADYGKGLVGWPGENWLDVRSQNVRAIMKKRLDMAVQKGCDGVEPDNVDGYDNDTGFPLTANDQLDFLKFLATEAHSRGLSVGLKNTLGLIPQAVSSFDFAVNEECLSFKECGELAPFISSGKAVFHVEYVDKSSQGASKQMQVCGQASIKGFSTLIKTWDLDAWRLTCP; translated from the coding sequence ATGTTTCGACGTGCACTGATCTGCGTTGCGATGGTGGGCGTGGTTGCTGCGTGCGGCAGCGAGGACGACTCGGGAACCAAGGCTGGCTCTGGCGGCGCCGCGGGTAGCTCCGGATCCGCCAGCGGTGGCGCTTCTGGCAGCGGCGGAGTCTCCAGCGGCGGAGCGTCCGGCAGTGGCGGTGCGTCCAGCGGCGGCTCGTCGGGGGCGAACACTGGTGGCAGCAGCGGAAGTGGAACCGGTGGGAGCGCTGGCAGCGGCGGTTCCGCGGGCGTGTGGAGCCCCAAACCGGGAACCAGTTGGCAATGGCAGCTCACGGGCACGATCGACGAAAGCGTCGATGCCGCCATGTACGACATCGACCTGTTCGACAACCCTGCCGCGACGATTCAATCCTTGCACGGCAAGAACCGCGTGGTGGTGTGTTACTTCTCCGCCGGCAGTCGCGAAGATTGGCGTCCTGACGCGTCGCAGTTCACGGCCGCAGACTACGGCAAGGGATTGGTGGGCTGGCCTGGCGAGAACTGGCTCGATGTTCGCTCCCAGAACGTTCGCGCCATCATGAAAAAGCGCCTCGACATGGCCGTGCAGAAAGGCTGTGACGGCGTGGAACCCGACAACGTCGATGGCTACGACAACGACACGGGCTTTCCTCTGACGGCGAACGACCAACTCGACTTCCTGAAGTTCCTCGCGACTGAAGCGCATTCCCGTGGGCTCTCCGTGGGCCTGAAGAACACCTTGGGCTTGATTCCGCAGGCGGTGAGCAGCTTCGACTTCGCGGTGAACGAAGAGTGTCTGAGCTTCAAGGAGTGCGGCGAACTCGCGCCGTTCATCTCCTCCGGCAAAGCAGTGTTCCACGTGGAGTACGTGGACAAGTCTTCGCAAGGAGCTTCCAAGCAAATGCAAGTGTGCGGGCAAGCCAGCATCAAGGGCTTCTCCACCCTGATCAAGACTTGGGACTTGGATGCGTGGCGACTGACCTGCCCGTGA
- a CDS encoding beta-ketoacyl-ACP synthase III — translation MPNAYISGTGFYVPPDVVSNDELAKRYGIDTTHEWIVKRTGIEERRFAKEGVGTSDLALPAAKDAIERAGLQPRDIDMILFATLSPDHAFPGSGVYLQEKLGLCEGDQAKFVPALDIRNQCSGFVYGLATATSMVESGRVKHVLLVGAETHSAALDLSTGGRTVASLFGDGAGAVVVSATDEDRGVRGWYLGADGRHADVLSQKVWDIRKRPFIPLNEEGVGQVPPSHMWAQMDGKQVFRNAVERMIGVLMQACMDQNLTRDDIDLFCFHQANMRINQYVAQQIGIPEEKLVHNIQRYGNTTAATIPILLAEAERDGRLKRGMKVAMIAFGSGFTWGAAIADW, via the coding sequence ATGCCCAACGCCTACATCTCCGGCACTGGCTTCTACGTTCCTCCCGACGTCGTCAGCAATGATGAGCTGGCGAAGCGCTACGGCATCGACACGACCCACGAGTGGATCGTCAAGCGCACTGGCATCGAGGAGCGCCGCTTCGCGAAGGAAGGTGTGGGCACGAGCGATCTGGCGCTGCCGGCTGCCAAGGATGCCATCGAGCGCGCTGGGCTTCAGCCGCGTGACATCGACATGATCCTGTTCGCCACCCTGTCGCCGGATCACGCGTTCCCCGGTTCGGGCGTCTACTTGCAGGAGAAGCTCGGCTTGTGCGAAGGGGACCAAGCGAAGTTCGTTCCCGCGCTGGACATTCGCAATCAGTGCTCGGGGTTCGTCTACGGCCTTGCCACGGCGACCAGCATGGTGGAGTCGGGGCGAGTCAAGCACGTGCTGCTCGTCGGAGCGGAGACTCACTCGGCCGCGCTGGATCTGTCCACGGGCGGGCGCACCGTGGCGTCCCTCTTCGGTGACGGCGCGGGCGCCGTCGTAGTCAGCGCCACCGACGAGGACCGCGGGGTCCGCGGTTGGTATCTCGGCGCCGACGGTCGTCATGCGGACGTGCTGTCACAGAAGGTGTGGGACATCCGCAAGCGCCCGTTCATTCCGCTCAACGAAGAGGGCGTGGGGCAAGTGCCGCCGAGCCACATGTGGGCTCAGATGGACGGCAAGCAGGTGTTCCGCAATGCCGTCGAGCGCATGATCGGCGTGCTGATGCAGGCTTGCATGGATCAGAACCTGACCCGCGACGACATCGACCTGTTCTGCTTCCACCAAGCCAACATGCGCATCAACCAGTACGTTGCGCAGCAGATTGGCATCCCGGAAGAGAAGCTGGTGCACAACATTCAGCGCTACGGCAACACGACCGCCGCGACGATTCCGATTCTCTTGGCAGAGGCCGAACGGGACGGGCGCTTGAAGCGTGGCATGAAGGTGGCCATGATCGCCTTCGGCTCGGGGTTCACCTGGGGCGCCGCCATCGCCGACTGGTGA
- a CDS encoding aldo/keto reductase: protein MEYRFLGRTGVRVSQLAFGTMSFGGDADECGAGAMFNACRDAGVNVFDTADVYNGGRSEEILGRLVASCRDEVVLTSKAYFPTSKDVNARGSSRYHLVRAVEASLKRLGTDRIDLFFLHRFDDETPLEQTLTAVEQLIQSGKILYPAVSNFAAWQAARALGVAERLGVSPIVAMQPMYNLVKRQAEVEILPLALAEKLAVFPYSPLGGGLLAGKYGSFVRPSSGRLVDNAMYQTRYGDKSNYETAERFTALARRMGVHPASLAIAWVAAHPGVTAPLLGARNLEQLRPALAAADVSMTAELYAEIAALSPTPPPATDRNEESSAHNYGAR from the coding sequence ATGGAGTACCGATTCCTGGGCCGCACGGGCGTTCGTGTCTCGCAGTTGGCGTTTGGCACCATGTCCTTCGGCGGAGACGCCGACGAGTGCGGTGCGGGCGCCATGTTCAACGCCTGCCGCGACGCTGGTGTGAACGTGTTCGACACGGCCGACGTCTACAACGGTGGGCGTTCCGAGGAGATCCTGGGACGCCTCGTCGCGAGCTGTCGGGACGAGGTCGTGCTGACCAGCAAGGCCTACTTCCCCACGTCGAAGGACGTCAACGCGCGCGGCAGCTCACGCTACCACCTGGTACGCGCCGTCGAAGCGAGCTTGAAGCGCCTCGGCACGGATCGCATCGACTTGTTCTTTCTCCATCGCTTCGACGATGAAACGCCCCTGGAGCAGACCCTCACCGCAGTGGAGCAGCTGATCCAGAGCGGCAAGATCCTGTACCCCGCGGTGAGCAACTTCGCAGCCTGGCAAGCCGCGCGGGCGCTGGGCGTCGCCGAGCGTCTCGGTGTGTCGCCCATCGTGGCGATGCAGCCGATGTACAACTTGGTCAAGCGCCAAGCCGAAGTCGAGATCTTGCCGCTGGCGCTGGCCGAGAAGCTCGCCGTGTTTCCCTACAGTCCCCTCGGCGGCGGACTGCTCGCGGGCAAGTACGGCTCCTTCGTGCGCCCGAGCTCCGGGCGCTTGGTCGACAACGCGATGTACCAAACGCGCTACGGCGACAAGTCGAACTACGAGACGGCGGAACGCTTCACTGCGCTGGCACGCCGCATGGGCGTGCACCCTGCCAGCCTTGCCATCGCCTGGGTCGCCGCGCATCCTGGCGTGACGGCACCGCTCCTCGGCGCGCGCAATCTCGAACAGCTGCGACCTGCGTTGGCCGCGGCGGACGTCTCGATGACTGCGGAGCTATATGCGGAGATCGCCGCGCTGTCGCCCACGCCGCCGCCCGCCACGGATCGCAACGAAGAGAGCAGCGCCCACAACTACGGCGCGCGCTGA
- a CDS encoding cyclic nucleotide-binding domain-containing protein, which produces MASHAQSHSKELERTYFDGEIIVAEGERARDMFVIQRGSVRITKHVGQREVELAKLGQGDFFGEMSLLESLPRDATAHAVGETQLLVVSAGALLVRMRRDPTFAFEMLHRLSGRVRALNARLVKVLERTDLDEERLAQLSYTHSDDDAPQ; this is translated from the coding sequence ATGGCGTCACACGCGCAGTCCCACTCGAAAGAGCTGGAGCGGACCTACTTCGATGGCGAGATCATCGTCGCGGAGGGGGAGCGCGCCCGGGACATGTTCGTGATCCAGCGCGGCAGCGTGCGCATCACGAAACACGTGGGTCAGCGCGAAGTCGAGCTGGCAAAGTTGGGTCAGGGTGACTTCTTTGGCGAAATGTCGCTGCTGGAGTCCCTGCCGCGGGACGCCACCGCGCACGCGGTAGGTGAAACCCAGTTGCTGGTCGTGAGCGCGGGCGCGCTGCTCGTGCGCATGCGTCGGGATCCGACCTTCGCCTTCGAGATGCTGCATCGCTTGAGCGGACGGGTGCGCGCCCTCAACGCGCGCCTGGTGAAGGTGCTGGAGCGCACCGACCTGGACGAGGAACGACTGGCCCAGTTGTCCTACACTCACTCCGACGACGACGCGCCTCAATGA
- a CDS encoding carboxypeptidase-like regulatory domain-containing protein, whose protein sequence is MTRAAKCCLQSSLTILLLAGATQAQTASVSGLVRASGAPGTRSSIVIARTGALTTIDGAGAVAQLSTESQGEALIPASVELWDRPQASPGYGDLAVVGLRVHDEAIYPELVTYDNLGGGAFSQIRTLDVRSPSAPADPAAHVADLDGDGRPELFYIRDPGAAGRLVIATTGSGFRVVELDTSALGFQPSIYDVTAADLDGDGDLDLALLTARLDFETLGVVSSLVAFENLGALQFAAPTYEDFDPAFSAKRIVRARLDGDAVDDLVVSGTYAEWFTVQNGIIAVPSSAANISWLSIETSGLGSILDDTELVAADLDGDGDDDVAVTYRHLNDEDVSADDWNRDTLYAVENRGQGGTWQVRRSRRLGTGANDASNLHGNLYGLAVGDANRDGRPDLLTMDQQQRGPLLLLNGGSFAFTEAGDLGHVQLPTLDESWDVAIVDPYALRDARVVAASETVDRETRTDAEGRFQLPNLAPGTYSVGVGNSDVVGVPQQSNPVVLDPGTQRSLTFASEAATQGTNMVRNGSFERDEGIDFALQHFDDDATTDNLVSDGWTLSSPFVGAPLMDASQHTDGAYSASIAGSLIDGMPFIERAYQDVPVTVGQRYRVRGKVRAQCGGPCVVSIHTECLDANHEAVTCTRPDFPELLDASWQTVTFDQTIDDARAAFVRVRLIAAPTCPPTQFCYHSARGWFDEVEASRLFTPPHGSGPKTLMLEQGP, encoded by the coding sequence ATGACTCGCGCTGCCAAGTGTTGCCTGCAATCGTCGCTGACGATTCTGCTGCTCGCAGGTGCGACGCAGGCGCAAACGGCGTCCGTGTCCGGTCTCGTGCGCGCGTCCGGAGCGCCTGGCACTCGGTCCTCGATCGTCATTGCACGCACCGGCGCGTTGACCACCATCGACGGAGCTGGCGCCGTGGCGCAGCTGTCGACGGAGTCCCAAGGCGAGGCTTTGATCCCTGCCAGCGTGGAGCTTTGGGATCGGCCCCAGGCGAGCCCTGGCTACGGCGACCTCGCCGTCGTGGGGCTTCGTGTTCACGACGAAGCCATCTACCCAGAGCTCGTCACCTACGACAACCTGGGCGGCGGCGCGTTCAGCCAAATCCGCACGCTGGATGTGCGCTCTCCCAGCGCTCCAGCAGACCCCGCTGCCCACGTTGCCGACTTGGACGGTGACGGACGTCCGGAGCTGTTCTACATCCGCGATCCAGGGGCCGCGGGACGGCTCGTGATCGCGACGACAGGCAGCGGCTTCCGCGTGGTGGAGCTCGACACGTCGGCTCTGGGCTTTCAGCCGTCGATCTACGATGTGACGGCCGCGGATCTGGATGGCGATGGAGACCTCGACCTGGCGCTGCTGACTGCGCGGCTCGACTTCGAGACTTTGGGCGTCGTATCGAGCTTGGTGGCCTTCGAGAACCTCGGCGCGCTCCAGTTCGCCGCGCCCACCTATGAAGACTTCGATCCCGCGTTTTCTGCGAAGCGCATCGTTCGTGCTCGCCTGGACGGCGACGCCGTCGACGATCTAGTCGTGAGCGGCACCTACGCCGAGTGGTTCACGGTCCAAAACGGCATCATCGCGGTTCCCAGCTCTGCCGCGAACATCAGCTGGCTCTCGATCGAAACCTCGGGTCTGGGCTCGATCCTGGACGACACGGAACTCGTGGCGGCAGACCTCGACGGGGATGGCGACGACGACGTGGCTGTGACGTATCGCCACTTGAACGACGAAGACGTCAGCGCCGACGACTGGAATCGAGACACGCTGTACGCCGTGGAGAATCGCGGACAAGGTGGCACTTGGCAGGTTCGTCGCTCGCGGCGACTCGGCACGGGCGCTAATGACGCCTCGAATTTGCATGGCAACCTGTACGGCCTTGCGGTCGGGGACGCCAACCGCGATGGACGACCCGATCTGTTGACGATGGACCAGCAGCAGCGCGGTCCGCTGCTGCTGCTCAACGGTGGTTCCTTTGCGTTCACGGAGGCCGGCGATCTTGGGCACGTGCAGCTCCCCACCCTGGACGAGAGCTGGGACGTCGCGATCGTGGACCCGTATGCATTGCGAGACGCTCGCGTCGTCGCTGCCAGTGAAACGGTCGACCGTGAAACGCGCACCGACGCCGAGGGCCGATTCCAGCTACCGAACCTCGCGCCGGGAACCTATTCCGTGGGCGTGGGCAACTCGGACGTCGTGGGTGTGCCGCAGCAAAGCAATCCCGTCGTGTTGGATCCTGGCACTCAACGCTCCCTCACTTTTGCGTCCGAGGCGGCCACCCAGGGCACGAACATGGTTCGGAACGGCTCCTTCGAACGTGACGAGGGAATCGACTTTGCATTGCAGCACTTTGACGACGACGCAACTACCGACAACCTGGTCTCCGACGGCTGGACGCTGTCGAGCCCCTTCGTCGGCGCGCCACTGATGGACGCCAGTCAGCATACCGACGGCGCCTACTCCGCAAGCATTGCAGGGTCGCTCATCGACGGAATGCCCTTCATCGAGCGAGCCTACCAGGACGTTCCGGTCACCGTCGGTCAGCGCTACCGCGTCCGCGGCAAGGTGCGTGCGCAATGCGGCGGACCCTGCGTCGTGAGCATCCACACGGAGTGCCTCGACGCCAATCACGAAGCGGTCACCTGCACTCGCCCCGACTTCCCAGAGTTACTGGATGCGAGCTGGCAGACCGTGACGTTCGACCAGACGATTGATGACGCACGTGCTGCGTTCGTGCGGGTCAGGTTGATCGCTGCCCCCACCTGTCCGCCCACGCAGTTCTGCTACCACTCCGCCCGGGGCTGGTTCGACGAGGTCGAAGCTTCACGCCTCTTCACCCCACCGCATGGGTCCGGGCCCAAAACCTTGATGCTCGAACAAGGCCCGTGA
- a CDS encoding serine/threonine-protein kinase gives MSLVPNTPKKLGRYALHGRLASGGMASVHLGRLLGPVGFSRTIAIKRLHPQLIKERSFVSMLLDEARLAARIRHPNVVPVIDVVADEGELFLVMEYVHGETLARLLINAKDQAPPPDVITRIVVDLLNGLHAAHTATDERGAALNIVHRDVSPQNVLVGVDGVSRVTDFGVAKAVNRLQSTSDGQVKGKLAYMAPEYLQGQGLDRRADIYSASVLLWEGLTRRRLFARKSATDTMQLIVSGAVPPPSRFAPWLSPVLDEVVMQGLARDPNHRFSSALAMATALQECAVLALPTAVGQWVEQCAPRELELRTRLVNEVEAVESDDPVSLAGGKALVDAVMSTRTQPRRNAELAGTMLLTDYKSPGGGLASGPVTHPGLGEAPAGSPQTSTNQHAAPLAPAHSPFPTGESAAVPIMTGQGPVPVAYASPAAAAPAMHGHATPPPMAAPVMPGHPTPPPMAAAPAMHAPGHVQMPAAAQGHLPPSFVNTLPSAEDPIVIPQKSKAPLYIFVALLLLAVLGGLAATGYFVILPRLHR, from the coding sequence GTGAGTCTGGTTCCGAACACGCCCAAGAAGCTGGGCCGCTACGCGCTCCACGGCCGGCTGGCTTCGGGCGGCATGGCCAGCGTGCATCTCGGACGTTTGCTCGGCCCCGTGGGGTTCTCACGAACCATCGCGATCAAGCGATTGCACCCGCAGTTGATCAAGGAGCGCTCCTTCGTGTCCATGCTGCTGGACGAAGCTCGGCTGGCAGCGCGAATTCGTCACCCCAACGTCGTGCCGGTGATCGATGTCGTGGCCGACGAGGGGGAGTTGTTCCTGGTCATGGAGTACGTGCATGGCGAGACCCTGGCTCGCCTGCTGATCAATGCCAAAGATCAGGCGCCACCGCCGGACGTCATTACCCGCATCGTTGTCGACTTGCTAAATGGCTTGCACGCCGCACACACGGCGACCGACGAACGCGGCGCGGCGCTGAACATCGTTCATCGCGATGTGTCCCCGCAAAACGTGCTGGTCGGCGTGGATGGCGTGTCGCGCGTTACCGATTTCGGTGTGGCGAAGGCGGTAAACCGACTGCAGTCCACCAGTGACGGTCAGGTGAAAGGCAAGCTGGCCTACATGGCCCCCGAGTACTTGCAGGGACAAGGCCTGGACCGCCGCGCGGACATCTATTCGGCGTCCGTGCTGCTTTGGGAAGGCTTGACCCGCCGTCGGCTGTTCGCGCGCAAGAGCGCTACGGACACCATGCAACTCATCGTCTCCGGCGCCGTACCGCCACCCAGTCGCTTTGCGCCGTGGCTGAGTCCCGTATTGGATGAAGTGGTGATGCAGGGGCTTGCACGCGATCCCAACCACCGATTCTCGTCCGCTCTGGCCATGGCCACCGCGCTTCAGGAGTGCGCGGTGCTGGCGCTGCCTACCGCCGTGGGCCAATGGGTTGAGCAGTGCGCCCCGCGTGAGCTCGAGCTGCGGACTCGCCTGGTCAACGAGGTCGAAGCGGTGGAATCCGATGACCCCGTGAGTCTCGCCGGCGGCAAAGCGCTGGTCGACGCGGTGATGTCGACGCGCACGCAACCGCGCCGGAATGCCGAGCTGGCGGGGACCATGTTGCTCACGGATTACAAGTCCCCGGGCGGTGGATTGGCGTCGGGGCCCGTGACGCATCCTGGCCTGGGTGAAGCGCCGGCGGGTTCGCCGCAGACCTCTACCAATCAACACGCCGCCCCCCTCGCACCCGCCCACTCCCCGTTTCCGACAGGCGAGAGCGCTGCGGTTCCCATCATGACCGGCCAAGGGCCAGTGCCAGTCGCGTATGCCTCGCCAGCTGCGGCCGCACCCGCCATGCATGGACATGCGACGCCTCCTCCCATGGCCGCACCGGTCATGCCTGGACATCCCACGCCGCCCCCGATGGCGGCCGCACCCGCCATGCACGCGCCCGGGCATGTTCAGATGCCTGCCGCGGCGCAAGGGCATCTGCCTCCGTCCTTCGTCAACACCTTGCCGAGCGCGGAAGATCCCATCGTCATTCCGCAAAAGTCGAAGGCGCCGCTCTACATCTTCGTCGCGCTGCTGCTGCTGGCCGTGCTGGGTGGTCTTGCCGCAACCGGCTACTTCGTGATCCTACCGCGACTACATCGCTAG
- a CDS encoding UDP-2,3-diacylglucosamine diphosphatase, translating into MIIEADLERLLIVSDLHVGNPFSQASRRFGRFLEHAGRQRFNVCINGDGLEILQTSFANLANDTVRIIDRIRRLVDAGLRVYYVVGNHDIVLEHYLESWNELRICPFLNVRSGDRLIRVEHGHLYDPFYVKHPALYDTLTRAAGPLLHIYPDVYRVWSSYQQLKDRFQRNRQDDSGSVYHEAARLLFRRGFDAVVFGHTHKAEFTELEADKLYVNSGNWMRGCPYVRLDQGRLSLEHFDIT; encoded by the coding sequence ATGATCATCGAAGCAGATCTAGAGCGCTTGCTGATCGTGTCGGATCTGCACGTCGGCAACCCGTTCTCCCAAGCCAGCCGACGCTTTGGTCGCTTTCTGGAGCACGCCGGCCGGCAGCGCTTCAACGTCTGCATCAACGGCGACGGCCTGGAGATCCTGCAAACCAGCTTCGCCAACCTGGCCAACGACACCGTGCGCATCATCGATCGCATCCGGCGCTTGGTCGACGCCGGGTTGCGCGTCTACTACGTGGTCGGCAACCATGACATCGTGCTCGAGCACTACCTCGAAAGCTGGAACGAGCTGCGGATCTGCCCGTTTCTCAACGTACGTAGTGGGGACCGACTCATTCGTGTGGAGCACGGCCACCTGTACGATCCCTTCTACGTGAAGCACCCCGCGCTCTATGACACCCTCACGCGCGCCGCAGGACCGCTGCTCCACATCTATCCCGACGTCTATCGCGTCTGGTCGTCGTACCAACAGCTGAAGGACCGATTCCAGCGCAACCGACAGGACGACAGTGGCTCTGTGTACCACGAAGCAGCGCGACTGCTGTTTCGTCGCGGATTCGATGCCGTCGTGTTCGGCCACACCCACAAAGCCGAGTTCACGGAGCTGGAAGCCGACAAGCTCTACGTCAACTCGGGCAACTGGATGCGAGGCTGCCCCTACGTACGCCTGGACCAAGGCCGCCTGTCCCTCGAACACTTCGACATCACCTAG